From Acidobacteriota bacterium:
CGGATCATGAACGGCCGGTCGTCGATCCGTACCGAACCCGCCGCCGGACGACCGTATGTCCCGAACAGGCCGTTCAGCAGCTCGCTTTTGCCCGAGCCCTGAAGACCGGCCAGGCCGAGAATCTCCCCTTTGTGAAGATCGAAATCAGCGTCCCGAATGGCCCATTTTCCTGTTCTCGACCGATCGGCCAGCCGAAAACCCCGGACTTCAAGAGCCGTCCCGGACGGATGAGCCGCCCGGGGCGGAAACTGTCCGGACATTTCCCGGCCGACCATCCAGCTCACGAGCTTCTGCTGCGGAAGTTCGGAGGCCGGGGCCGTGCCGACGGCGCGGCCGTCGCGGAGGACGCTGATGCGATCGCCGATATGGTAGATCTCTTCCATACGGTGGGAGATATAGATGATTCCGCAACCTCTTTCTTTCAGATTCCGGATCAGCTTGAATAATGTCCCGGCCTCGACATCGTTGAGTGCGCTCGTCGGTTCGTCCATGATGAAGATCTTCGCTTCGAAAACGAGCGCCTTGGCGATTTCTATCATTTGGCGGACGGCGACGGGATAGTCTCCCGTTTCCCGATCGAGATCGACATCGATGGCCAGGTTCTCCAGGAGAGCCGCCGCACGCTTCGATTCGGTCCGGAAATCCATCCATCCGCCGGAGGCTTTTTCCCGTCCCAGAAAAATGTTGTCCCGGACACTCATGGACAAAACCAGAGACATCTCCTGATGGATGGCCGAGATGCCGGCGATCGAGGCATCATGGGGGGATTTGAAACGGACGGGCCGGCCCTCGATCCGGATTTCTCCCGCGTGATCGGTATGAACTCCGGCCAGAATCTTCATCAGAGTCGTTTTCCCGGCCCCGTTTTCTCCCGCCAAAATGTGAACCTCGCCGGCTTTGAGCTCAAAGGAGACATCATGGAGAACGGGGACTCCCGAGAAAGCCTTGGAGATTCCGGACATTTCCAGAAGCATCGTTTTTTGAATTCTAGCATAAAATTGACTTCTCACGGATGCCGGAGTTAGAATGCCCGCGGGAGGATTCCATGGAGTTGCAAATCGTCCTCATCCTGGCCGTCATGGCCGCGGCCTACGCCGTGGCGCATTTCCGGAAGCTGTCGGTCGAACTCAGCATGCTGGCGGCGGCCGTCGCCGGAGGCCTGGCCGGCGCCTTCATCAAGACGCCCCCGCTCGGCGAGCTGGCCCGCCACCTCGTTGAGGGGTCCTTCACCTACCTGGACGTCATCCTGGTTTTCGTGACGGCCACGCTTTTCATGGCCGTCATTTCGGAATCCGGAGGCGTGATCTACGCCGTCCGGGGCACGGTCCGCGCCTTTGTCAATATGCGGGTGATCGCACTTCTCGTGCTTATGATCATCATTCTCATTCCCGGCGCCCTGACGGGAGCCGGGAGCGTCTCGCTCCTTGTCGTCGGTGCTCCCGTGGCCATGGCCCTCTCCGCGCTCGGCGTTTCCGGAAAACGGACGGCGGCCATCCTCTTCATCACGGCCGGATTGAGCGCGGCCGCTCCCCCGGTCAACATCTGGGCCATGATCCTTTCCGCCGGAACGGCCATTCCCTATGTGGGGTTCGAACTGCCGCTCGGCATCCCGGTGCTGCTTCTCGGGACGTTCACGGTCCTGACCCTGGGCCTCAGAAAAGAAAATCCCGTCAGCCGGGAAACGGCCCTCGCCGCCATCCCCGAGGTGCCGGCGGGCATGACCTGGTGGCGCGTCATTCTGCCGTTTCTGATCTTTTTCGGCCTGGTGATCGCCGCACGCATGTGGCCTTTCGCGCTGCCCATCATGGGCCTCCCTCTTCAGTTCACGATCGCCGGCCTCGTCGCCTGGCTGGTCAGCCCGAAACGCCCTCATCTGATCCGTCTGGCCCGGACAACCGTCAAAAGACTCCTCCCTCTTCTCACGACCATGGTCGTCGTCGGCATGCTCCAGCAGATCATGACCACGACCGGGGTCCGCGGCCTACTGTCCTTTCTCGTCATCAGCACACCGTTCGTCCTTTTGATCATGCTGCTGGCCGTTGTCATCCCTGTTTCGGAGGGTGTTCTGACTTACGGAGGAGCCGCCGTCCTCGGCATCCCTCTCGTCTGGTTTTTCGACTCGATCGGCTTGCACGCCACCATGGTCATCGCCGGACTCAGCCTGCTCTGGCCGCTCGGCGACGGACTGCCGCCGACGGCTCTCATCGGCCGGCTGAGCATCATGGTCTCGGACTATAAGGGCACCTACGGAAGTTTCCTGCGAAGCACCTGGCTGCCCTGGCTGGTCATTACGGCCACAGGCCTTCTCATGATCGTCTACAGCGCCAAGCTGAGCTTTCTTGTGCGTTGGAGCATGTGACCGCGATGAAACACATAGGAGAATCGCCATGACCGTCATCATGGGACTGTACTACGCGATCAGCGCCGGAATTCTGGCCATCCTGATCCTGAATTTCATCGAAGAAAAGGACAGCACGCATGACGCGATCCATTATCTGATCGTCATGATTCCGCTTGTCCTGCGCCTCCTGCGGGTGAAGTAGAAGGAGTCCGTCGATGAAACATCCCTGGAAAATCAAAAGTGCGGGGCTCGCGGCGACGGCCGCGGTCCTCATCCTCGGCGGTTTTCAGCTCTACAGCCACCGCCATCACCGGCTGCCCATCGTGGCCGGCCCCGGCGTGACCCGCATCGCCTATCTGAGCGACTACGGCCCCGGGCTCAAAGGGACCATGGCCGACACGCCGGTCTTTTTCCTGGAGAGCGGGCATCCCGGCGGCAAGGCCCTCATCATGGGCAACACCCACGCCAACGAGCCCGACGGGATCCTCTCGGTGCTCATTCTGCTCGAAAACGCCGTCGTCGAAAGCGGCACGCTCATCGTCATTCCCCAATTCAACCACAGCGCCAGCCGGACGACACGGCCCGGCGACGGATATCCCCTGTTTTTCGAAATCGAAACGCCCTGGGGAGAAAAACGATTTCGCATGGGCAACCGGGACGCCTCCCCTCTCGATCAATGGCCCGATCCCGACGTCACCATCCACTATCCGAGCCGCCAGCTCCTCTCCTTCCTCGATATCCGCAACACCAACCGGACCTGGCCCGGACGCCCTGACGGCGCCCTGATGGAGCGGGTGACGTTTGCGGCCATGGAACTCATGCGCCGCGAAGCGGTCGACCTGGCCGTCGACATCCACGGCGCCGAGACCATGTTTCCGGTCACGAACTGCATTGTCGCTCCGGAAAAATCCATGCGGCTGGCCACCATGACCGCCCTGAACGTCAAAGCCCGGGAGGGATTCGATTCCCACGTCGAGCCCTCACCCTCAGGATTCCGCGGCCTGTCCCACAGGGAAATCGGAGACTATTCGGACACCCTGCCGTTTCTTCTTGAAGCCCCGATGCCTTTTCTCGACCAGCCGACCGGCCCCAAAACCGTTGAGCTCCTTCTCGACGGAAAGGATCCGTTCCTTCTTCGCCTCTCGGAAAAAGGCAAGCTTTTCGTCCCTTATGACGCCGACGGCTGGCCCATCGATAAGCGGGTGGGCCAGCACACCTCGACCGTCCTGGAGCTTCTCAACCAGTTTTCCCGGAGAACACCGGAACGGGCCGTCGTTTTGAGCGGAGTCCCCCGCTATGCGGACATCGTCGAGAACGGCATCGGATTCTATTTCCGGGATCCGGCAACGGTTCCTTCGGACCGCATCCACCTCTATTGACATTGAAATTCGCCGGAAAAACGGATATGGTATCGGCATACGAAAAAATGATGGATTTTCATCTTCGGAGGTATCTCATGACAAAAAGGACATTATGGCGGAATTCCGTCCTCGTCCTGGCCCTGATCTTCGCGGCCGGATCGTTTTCCGCGGCCGTCGACGACGCCCGGCCCGAAAGACAGTGGGGTCCCGAGGGCTGCACCGTCATCCTGGTCGGCAAGGACGCATCCACGGACGGCTCGGTCATCAGCACCCATACCGCCGACTGCGGCGTCTGCGACTGGACGTTCCGCTGGGTTCCGGGCGCCGAACACGCGGAGGGCGCAACCCGAAAAATCTACCGCATTTCCCAGTACCACACCTGGCCGCCCTCCCAGGGCCTGAAATGGGAGCGATATCGGGATGATTTCAGCGGCCTCGAAATCCCCCAGCCTTCCCGCACCTATGGGTACTACCACGGCATGTTCGGCTACATGAACGAAAACCAGGTGGCCATCTCCGAATCCACCACGGGAACCCATCGCCAACTCATCAATTCCACGCCGTCCGCCCAGATCGACCTGACCATGCTGACGCTCCTGGCCATGGAGCGGTCCAAGACCGCCCGCGACGCCATCCGCATCATGGGCGAGCTGGCCGAAACTTACGGCTACGGATTCCATGACGACGGCGAGATGCTGGCCGTCTCCGACCCCGACGAAATCTGGATCTTCGAAATCATGCCGGTCGGTCCGCTGTGGTCGCCCGATTCCGGAACACCGGGAGCCGTCTGGTGCGCCCAGCGTGTGCCGGACGATCACGTCAGCGTCTGCCCCAACGAGTCCCGGATCGGGGAAATCGACCTCACCAAGCCCGATTATTTCATGGCCTCGAAGCACGTCGTTTCTTTCGCCGTCGAGAAAAAGCTGTACAACCCCGACAGCGGAAAACCCTTCAGCTGGAAGCACGCCTATTCTCCGGCGGACACCAGCGCCACGGCCAGCGGCGGATCCCGAGCCCGGATGTGGCGGTTTTTCGATCTGGCCGCCCCTTCGAAGAAATTCAGTCCCGACACCCCGAATATGGATTTCCCGTTCTCGGTGAAACCCGACAAAAAGCTCTCGCTCCAGGACGTCATGAACATGACCCGGGACAAATACCAGGGAACGCCCTTCGACACCGGAGCCGGTCTCCGCGGCGGGCCGTTCAGCAATCCGAACTACCACCCACGCCCCGTTCGCGTCGGCGATCAGACCTATCCCACGCCCCGTCCCATCGGCGTCAACCGGGCCGAATACACGACCATCACCCAGGTCCGGAGAGGCCTGCCGAATGAGATCGGCGGCATCCTCTGGATCGCTTTCGGCGCGCAGGATACGGCCTGCTACATGCCGTTCTATCTCGGGGCGGCCGAAATCCCGCATTCCTTCGAGATCGGCGATCACTGGGAATTCGACCGCGGCTCGGCCCGCTGGGCCTTCGATTACGTCGACACCCTGGCCCAGGTGGCCTATTCGCACGCCATCAAGGATGTTCAGGCGGCCATCGAAGTCTGGGAGGGCGGCGCCATCGAGCGGACCCGCATGATCGACGACCTGGCCCTGCGCCTGCACAAGGAAGACCCGGCCAAGGCGGCCGACTTCCTCAACATGTACAGCATCCGGAATGCCGAAAGCGCGGTCAACGCCTGGTGGAAACTCGGCGACGACCTCATCGTCAAATACCGGGGCCTCAGCATCTACGACCCGGTGAAGCGCACACGGATCGACCTCCCCTATCCGGAAGAATGGCTGAAAGAGGTCATCCGTTACCACGGCATCGAGCCGACCAAGAAAAAATAACCTCCGACGTCCGGCTCGAACCGGATGCGGCGACAAAGGAGTTGAATTGATGAAAACATATCGCTTGCCCGTTTTTCTGGCGATTGCAGCCGGGATTCTTCTCACAGCCCCGTCGGGATGGACGTCCGGCGGCGACGTGCCCAAGGCCGAACTTCCGGTTCTGACGACATCGGCGGGCCAGAGCCCCGATATCACCACGCTGAACATCATCTGCGAGGAAGCCGGAATTCCCTATGATTATTGCGACGTCCCCACAGTCGAGATCATCGCGGCCGGTGTCGGGTTGGGCGGACAGACAACCCAGGAGGGCGGCGGGTTTTACGCCGAGGTCCACTCCGACCTCGACAAGCACCCCGAGGGCACGCCCTACAAGACCGTGATCTTCGCGATCGGCGCCAGCCTCAAGGGAATGGGCGCCTCCGGCCTGACCGTGGACGACGAAGTCAACCGCCTGAAAAAGATCGTCGACCATTGCAAGAGCCAAAAGATTTTCATGATCGCCGTCCACGTCGGGGGAACCTCCAAGCGGGGCGCTCCGGGCAGCGACAACGAGCGCATGATCGACGCCGTCGCCCCCTTTGCGGATTATCTCGTCGTCACCAAGGACGCCAACAAGGACGGCCGGTTCACGAAGATTTCCCAGGACAACGGCATTCCGCTCACGGAGATCGATTTCGCGCTCGGCCTGGTCGGCGTTCTCCAGCAGGCCTTCGGCATGTCAACAAAAACCTGAAAACGGCTTCGGGCTTCAGATCGTCTCGGATCCCGTCAATCAGATCGACGGAACAATGGACATCGACCGCAAGGAGGGAACGACGGTCACGATCCGGTTTTGAATTCTTGTATGCCGGAGGTGGGAATCGAACCCACACCCCTGTCGCCAGGGACTGGATTTTGAGTCCAGCGCGTCTGCCAGTTCCGCCACTCCGGCCCGTCCCATATGTAACAAATTCGAGGACACCGGTCAACAGGCCGCTGCGCCGGTTGATTTCCGATCGTCATGTGTGATAAAAAAAGCTTCACTTGAACCCCATGAAAACAGACACCGTCCGCCTTCTTGAAATCGCCGGGCGCCTGGCCGGACACCGGATCGCCGTCTGGGGCGACTTCATTCTGGACGAATACATTTATGGAACCACGCGCCGGATCTCCCGCGAAGCCCCGGTTCTGATCCTGTCTTACAGTGACCGGGAATTCACCCTGGGCGGGGCCGGGAACGCCCTCCAGAACCTCAAAGCCCTGGGGGCTCAGCCCGTCCCCGTCGGCGCCGTCGGCCTGGATGACGCCGGCCGCAAAATCCTGGCCATGCTGAAAAAAATGGGCATTGCCTCGGATCACATGCTTCAGGTTCCGGGCTATGCCACACCTCTCAAAACCCGCGTTCTGGCCGGCGAACACAACACCCGCAAGCAGCAGATCCTGCGCATCGACCGGGAAAGCCGGATTCCCGCCGCAGCCGACATAAAAAAGAGCTTCTCCTCGGCGCTCCGCGATCTGGTCCGGAATTGCGCCGGCCTTCTGGTTTCGGACTACAACTACGGAGCGGTCGATCCGGAAATCTTCAAATCCGCCTCTCCCGTCTTCCGCGGGAAACAAAGGTCCGTCACGCTGGATTCCCGTTTCCGCATTCTTGATTTTCCAGGCGGAACCACGGCCACACCGAACGAAACCGAAGTCCGGGATGCGTTGCAGCGGGATATCCGGGAAGAAGACCCGACGCTGCGGAAGGCCGGACGCGATCTTCTCCGCCGTCTCCGGTCGCCGGCCCTTCTGATTACGCGGGGGGCCCGCGGCATGATTCTCTTCGAAACCGGCCGCCCTCCCTATCACATTCCCGCCCACGGCCCTTCCGACATCGTGGACGTCACGGGGGCGGGCGATACGGTCATCAGTGTTTACACTCTCGCCCTGGCCGCCGGCGCATCCTTCCGCGAAGCCGCCCAACTGGCCAATCGGGCCGGAAGCGTCGTGGTCATGAAAAAAGGCGCAGCCGTCCTTTCGGGCGAAGAACTCCGGCAGGCGATTCTCTCGTGAAGCCGGACAAACTCAAATCCCTCTCCCGCCTATCCCGCATTGTCAGAGAAGAAAAGAGAAAGGGCCGAAAGGTTGTTTTGGCCAACGGCTGCTTCGATCTCATCCACGCCGGACACGTCCGTTATCTCCGCCACTGTCAATCGGCCGGCGATATTCTTATCGTCGCCCTCAACAGCGATGCTTCGACCCGGCGGCTCAAGGGACCCGGCCGCCCTCTTCTTCCCCAGGACGAGCGGGCCGAGATCCTCTGCGCCTTCGAATTCGTGGATTACGTCACGATCTTTGCCGAAGACAACGTCGAAAACATCCTCCGAACCCTCAAACCCGACGTCCACGCCAAAGGTTCGGATTATTCCGTCGACACCGTTCCGGAACGGGCGGTCGTCAGGGCCTACGGCGGAGAGATCTTCATCGCCGGAGGCCCGAAGATCCGCTCCACATCCGAAGTCATCCGGAATCTGACGGCGGCCCGGCGACAGGGGGGCGGACGTGGCGACCGCTGATTCCCGGTCTTCCGGCCGTCCGGATGAGTCCTTTCTTGTCATCCGTCTCAGTTCCCTGGGAGATATCATTCACACGTTGCCGGCCTTTGCGGCCCTGCGAAAGGCCTTTCCCGGCGCACGCATCTCCTGGCTGGTCGAGAAGGCGGGAAAAGACATTCTCGATCTCGTCCCGGGAATCGACGAGATCATTGTCGCCCGCTCGAAAGGCTGGTTGCGGCGGCTACGCGACCGGAACCGGACGGCGCTCGATTTTCAGGGATTGTTGAAGTCGGCCGCGGCGGCCCGCCTTTCCGGCGCCAGGCGAAGGATCGGCTTCGCCAAGGCCAACCTGCGGGAACCGGCGGCCGGAGTCTTCTACACCGAACGGGCCCGCGAAGCCGACGAGAATCGGCACGTCATCGCCAGGAATCTCGGGCTTCTTGAAAACCTCGGCATCATCGACGGCGGCTGGAACTTTCCCATCGAGATTCCCCCGAATCTTCGGGCCGGCGTCGTCGGCAAAATCCAGGAACTCGGGTTTTCCCCTCCGTCGCGCATCGTGATCATCAACGTCGGCGCCGCCTGGGAGACCAAGAGGTGGACGGCCGACAAGTGGGCTTCCGTTCTCAGCCGGCTGAAAACGCCGGACATCTTTCCCCTTATCCTCTGGGGAACGGATATCGAACGCGGCATCGCCCGGGACCTGGCGGCCAAAACCGGAGCCGTCCCGGCGCCTTTCATGAGCATCGCGGAAGTCCTGGCTCTGATAGAACAATCCGCCCTTCTCCTCAGCGGAGACACCTTCGCCCTCCAGGCCGCCTGCGCTTTGGGAACGCCCGTTGTCGGGATTTTCGGCCCGACCAACCCGGCCCGGAACGGACCCTTCGGACCGCTGGACAAAACCCTTCACTTGCCAATTCCCTGCCATCCCTGTTATAAAAGGGAATGTTCCCGCCTGGAATGCCTGAGCCGTCTCGACCCCGATCGAGTCGCCGAGCAGGCCGAGAACGTGCTGAAAGACAATGACGGATCATCCAATCGTTGAAGCTCTCTACCGCTGGCGCGTGCGAACGGGAACCGTCTTCATTCTGGCCGTGGGCGTCCTGGCCCGGCCCACCATCTTGTCCCTCGCCGCGGGGGGCGCCGTGGCCCTTGCAGGACTGGCCCTGAGAGCCTGGGCCTCCGGCCACCTGAACAAGGAAAAAATTTTGGCCGTATCCGGTCCCTACCGCCACACCCGGAATCCCCTCTATCTCGGCAATCTGATCATCGGAGCCGGCGTCGCGGTCACGGCCCGCTCCTGGCCCGTTCTGGCACTCCTGACGGCATACTTCGGCGTCTTTTATCCATTGATCATCGTCAAGGAACGGAAACGGATGCGCCGTCTGTTCATGGAAAAATACGATGATTTCGCAAAAAAAGTGCCGCTGTTTTTTCCCGGTCTACGCCGCGCCGCCCGCAACGGGACCCGTTTCGATCGCCGCCTGTACACGATTAACCGGGAATATCGGGCCGCCGTCGCCACCCTGATCGTCTGGCTCGTCCTGGCCGCCAAAATGATTCTATTATAGAGTTTCACCGTGCCGACGGAAAAACGCATCGCCCGCGTCCGCGAAGTCTTGGCCAAACGCCAGCCCGATCTCCGGGTTGTTCTGGACGCCGTGTCCATCGCCCACAATGCCAGCGCCGTGGCCCGGACCTGTGACGCCTGCGGCGTTTTATACCTCGACATCATCGCCCCTCAGGCCGAAGCCCTCAAGCTCAACGAAGCCATCACGACACGGGCCGACAAATGGCTGGAATGGCGGGTTCACCGGGCCGCCGTCGATTGCCTGCCGGATCTGAAAAAAGCGGGATTCCGAATCGTCGCCGCTCAGATCGGTACCCGAGCGCTGCCCTACGATCGGATCGATTATACGACTCCCACGGCTCTTGTTTTCGGCAGCGAAGCGGCCGGCCTGACCCCGGAAGCCTTGAGCTACGCCGACGAAACCATCGCCATCCCCATGGTCGGAATGGTCCAGAGCCTCAATCTCTCGGTTTCCGTTGCGATCGTCCTCTACGAAGCTTTCCGGCAAAGACAGGCCAAGGGGATGTATGACCGTCCCCGCCTCTCACCCTCCGAACTCGAGCGCCTCGAACGGCAGTGGCTCCTGCCGGACTAACGAACGAGCTCAACCCGGGTGACTTTCGAACCGAGAGGGATGATGGCGGCTCCCCGTTCCTTGGGATAAGCGGCCGTAAGCCGATAATCGCCGGTGCCGGCCGGGCGGGCCGGCTGTTCGATGCGCAGCCCGGCTTGGGCGACATGCGTATTCCGGGGCGCCAGGGTTATCCTGACTCTTCCATCCGATTCCCGATACTCGACCTTCTCAAAACTTCCGGAATCGAGAGTCAGCCAAAGCCCCAAGGGAGCCAGATAGACCCGGGAGCGGGCACTGTTCTTCGGGATGACCGAGATCCACCCGACTTCCGGAGCGATCTCGCCGCCGAAAGCCAGCCGGCCGAAATCCGGGTCATCCACGACATAGGTTCCGGTGTGCATGGCATAGCCGAAAAATCCCGGGCCGTAGTCCCCCGAAATGCCGTCGATGCGAAGCGTGGAGGGATAGGAGTGAAATGCGGCCGGAGCGAATCCCTCGCGCGTGATGTTGGCAAGCGCCCCCATAACTCCGGCATGACCGACTCTCAGCAGATAAAGATCTCCTGGTTTTTCCCGGAATGCGGCCAGCACCGGGCCGGCGTTCAGGGCCGATCCGTAGTGGTGAAGCTGGCGTTCGATCCGCCTCAGTTTTCCGGCATAGACAAAATCCCAGTAGCGCCGGGCGCTTCCGTTGTAGCCCCAGTGCGGGACCGTCGGCATATAGGCCAAAATGGCATCAAGGGTCACCTGGGCCTTGTCCTCATAGCCGAAGTATTTCGACCAGGTGTAGACTTCCTCCTGACCCGTGGAATCCCAGGGCATTTCGCTACCGAAGGGATAGGCCAGAGACCGCCAGAGATCGGCGCGCTTCTTCATGGCCGCTTCGAGTTGTTCCGCGAGTTCGGTCAGCCCTTCCCTCTGCAGATCGAGCAGAATCATGAGGAAAATGGTCCCTTCCATCTGACCGAACCGGGCGTATCCCGGAGCCTGTTCGACCATGGCCAGAGCCGTCCGGCAGGCCTTCTCAAGGTACCAATCCCATGTTTTTTCGGGAACATACCCTTCGGCGTTCCGCGACAAGCGGTAAAAAACCCAATGGGCTGCAGCGACGTGGGGATAATTGTAGGAACGCACCGTGGATTCCGCCTCTTCCCTTTTCCAAGAGGACCACGAACCGTATTTGACGGCATCGCTGTATGTGCCTTCGGGCATCTTTTCGGGCTCGTAGAAAAACAGGCTTTTCCTGACGCCGTATTTCCTGTCGCCTTCACTGTACTGAATGCCGCCCCACAAGGTCTCGAAGAAAAAGCGCCTGAGTTTGGCCAGTTCCCCGGCATCGGGCCGGACCAACTGTTTCATAACGGCGGCCACCCAGGAGCCCGCCCCTCCCTCGTCGCTGAGACCGGCGATCCAGGCCCGGTTGTCTTCCAGAACAGGGCTCATGGACTCATAGTCATAGGTTATGACCGACGGGCTGCGGCGGAAAAGATCCGACGGGTTGTCGTACCACTGTTCATGGGTGAGGAAACGCCCCATGTCGGAAACGACCTCCGCCTCGGGCTTGATGACGTTGTAGTGAACAGACTGTTTCAAGCCGTCGGCATAGGTGACGGTCAAGCGGGCCCTCCCCCACTCCTCGCCGTGAATCCGGTAGGTTTTCCAGCCGTTGGGCGCCGGCGCGTCTTCACGCACCGTCAACGCCGCCGCCGGCTCCACGTCCATGGAGCGGACCTCCGCTGAATGGCCGAGGAACAAGCGGGCGGAGATATCTTTCGGCAGGACATAGCCGGGAATTCCGACGGCGACCGGGCGGCGATGCCCGATCAGCGTCGATTCGACGGCCCGCAGAGATTCGGACGGAACGAACATCACGCCGTAAACGGCCGACTCGCCGGGATTGAGACGCCTCGATGTCGGACGGTTCCACGGTTCGGCCTCGGACCAGTCCTCTTCCGCATGAGCCCGGCTGTGAACCATCCATTCATGAAATCCCTCGAACGTCACCCCCCGGGGTGTCGGATCGTCAAGGAGCGGACGATAGGCTTCGAACGGAGTCCCGGCGTAAGGCAGAACAAGAAGGACGGATCCCCGGCCGTGGAGGCGGGCGACTTGAAGATAACCCGCATCCAGACCGATATACGGATCGGCAAAGACGCAGGAGGCATGGGCCCGGTCCAGGTCTTTTCCGTGCAGGATGTTGTTGAAAATCAAGGGAATCCCCAGGGAGCCGATTTCGACGGGCCGGTCACCGTTGTTCTTCAGGACAAATCGAAGCCCCAGATTTCCGTCACGCACCTCCCAGGTGCGAAGCGCCTGCAGCGGAAAGTCTTCGGCAAGCGTCCCGGCCAGATCGGACGACGCGAGGCCGCCGGGTCCCGGATCGATGGGTTTCACGGATCCTCGTTCGGCGGCCGTCGAATAGTCCTTCCATCGGCGATCCTCCCCCACTCTGACCCTTAAAGTCAGATCGCCCAAATGATAGCAATGGTTGCCTCCGCGGATCTTCAGGTTTTCGGAGGGGGTGTAGTCAAATCCGTCCCCGCCTTTCGGCCTGAGAGCGGCGACCGTTTGGGACGCCTTGACCAGCTGAAGATGAAAGACCGGCGTGTCAAAATCCAGAATCCCGTCCCTGAGCCCCAGAGTTTCCGGCAATGCCTCAAGGTTCTTCCATTGAGAAAAAGACGATGTCGCCGGGAAAATCAACCCCAAAACAAGAACCGCCGCGACCGCTTTTTCCCTCCTTATCATGCCGTCCTCCTGCCCAGGGTCTTATCATGACCGGGCCGTTGTCGATATCCCGGTGTCACGGCTGTTTTATGCGGTTAAATTTTACGGACCAATCTCCTGAGCCGATTTTTTATATCCTCGGCCGCGGCGCTTCCCTTCTTGGCCATGTCCTCGCGGATTTTAGCCAGTTCTTCCCGGAACGCCTGACCAT
This genomic window contains:
- a CDS encoding adenylyltransferase/cytidyltransferase family protein, with the translated sequence MKPDKLKSLSRLSRIVREEKRKGRKVVLANGCFDLIHAGHVRYLRHCQSAGDILIVALNSDASTRRLKGPGRPLLPQDERAEILCAFEFVDYVTIFAEDNVENILRTLKPDVHAKGSDYSVDTVPERAVVRAYGGEIFIAGGPKIRSTSEVIRNLTAARRQGGGRGDR
- a CDS encoding glycosyltransferase family 9 protein yields the protein MATADSRSSGRPDESFLVIRLSSLGDIIHTLPAFAALRKAFPGARISWLVEKAGKDILDLVPGIDEIIVARSKGWLRRLRDRNRTALDFQGLLKSAAAARLSGARRRIGFAKANLREPAAGVFYTERAREADENRHVIARNLGLLENLGIIDGGWNFPIEIPPNLRAGVVGKIQELGFSPPSRIVIINVGAAWETKRWTADKWASVLSRLKTPDIFPLILWGTDIERGIARDLAAKTGAVPAPFMSIAEVLALIEQSALLLSGDTFALQAACALGTPVVGIFGPTNPARNGPFGPLDKTLHLPIPCHPCYKRECSRLECLSRLDPDRVAEQAENVLKDNDGSSNR
- a CDS encoding isoprenylcysteine carboxylmethyltransferase family protein, whose product is MTDHPIVEALYRWRVRTGTVFILAVGVLARPTILSLAAGGAVALAGLALRAWASGHLNKEKILAVSGPYRHTRNPLYLGNLIIGAGVAVTARSWPVLALLTAYFGVFYPLIIVKERKRMRRLFMEKYDDFAKKVPLFFPGLRRAARNGTRFDRRLYTINREYRAAVATLIVWLVLAAKMILL
- a CDS encoding TrmH family RNA methyltransferase; amino-acid sequence: MPTEKRIARVREVLAKRQPDLRVVLDAVSIAHNASAVARTCDACGVLYLDIIAPQAEALKLNEAITTRADKWLEWRVHRAAVDCLPDLKKAGFRIVAAQIGTRALPYDRIDYTTPTALVFGSEAAGLTPEALSYADETIAIPMVGMVQSLNLSVSVAIVLYEAFRQRQAKGMYDRPRLSPSELERLERQWLLPD
- a CDS encoding DUF5695 domain-containing protein — encoded protein: MIRREKAVAAVLVLGLIFPATSSFSQWKNLEALPETLGLRDGILDFDTPVFHLQLVKASQTVAALRPKGGDGFDYTPSENLKIRGGNHCYHLGDLTLRVRVGEDRRWKDYSTAAERGSVKPIDPGPGGLASSDLAGTLAEDFPLQALRTWEVRDGNLGLRFVLKNNGDRPVEIGSLGIPLIFNNILHGKDLDRAHASCVFADPYIGLDAGYLQVARLHGRGSVLLVLPYAGTPFEAYRPLLDDPTPRGVTFEGFHEWMVHSRAHAEEDWSEAEPWNRPTSRRLNPGESAVYGVMFVPSESLRAVESTLIGHRRPVAVGIPGYVLPKDISARLFLGHSAEVRSMDVEPAAALTVREDAPAPNGWKTYRIHGEEWGRARLTVTYADGLKQSVHYNVIKPEAEVVSDMGRFLTHEQWYDNPSDLFRRSPSVITYDYESMSPVLEDNRAWIAGLSDEGGAGSWVAAVMKQLVRPDAGELAKLRRFFFETLWGGIQYSEGDRKYGVRKSLFFYEPEKMPEGTYSDAVKYGSWSSWKREEAESTVRSYNYPHVAAAHWVFYRLSRNAEGYVPEKTWDWYLEKACRTALAMVEQAPGYARFGQMEGTIFLMILLDLQREGLTELAEQLEAAMKKRADLWRSLAYPFGSEMPWDSTGQEEVYTWSKYFGYEDKAQVTLDAILAYMPTVPHWGYNGSARRYWDFVYAGKLRRIERQLHHYGSALNAGPVLAAFREKPGDLYLLRVGHAGVMGALANITREGFAPAAFHSYPSTLRIDGISGDYGPGFFGYAMHTGTYVVDDPDFGRLAFGGEIAPEVGWISVIPKNSARSRVYLAPLGLWLTLDSGSFEKVEYRESDGRVRITLAPRNTHVAQAGLRIEQPARPAGTGDYRLTAAYPKERGAAIIPLGSKVTRVELVR